A region of Gemmatimonadaceae bacterium DNA encodes the following proteins:
- the mnmG gene encoding tRNA uridine-5-carboxymethylaminomethyl(34) synthesis enzyme MnmG, with the protein MVSPRAAAAFEAEYDVVVIGAGHAGTEAAVAAARAGARVALITAALEQIGQLSCNPAIGGVAKGTVVREVDALGGIIARATDLASVQFRMLNRGKGPAVWAPRSQCDRGLYRRAVRTLLEAQPRLVTIQGMVARLLFDGPAGSQARVAGVETAEGRRFGARAVVLTTGTFGRGQMHIGTSTRVSGGRAGEAASVSLGEQLDAVGLTTARFKTGTPPRIDGRSVNVTALERQESEIDAFDYSWSHFWRAPRVVGDATRHPVQMPCWITWLEAEGTQLIGEHIAESAMYGGAIASRGPRYCPSVEDKVVKFPDKTRHQLFLEPEGHDTTELYVNGLSTSLPAPVQLAVMRTVPGLEQVQMTRAGYAIEYDYYPPTQLAPSLESRAIAGLFFAGQVNGTTGYEEAAGQGVMAGLNAARAVQGHEPVLLGRETSYIGVLVNDLVTRGVDEPYRLFTSRSEFRLTVRQDNALARLGPVAESLALLTPDECDTMHARLASVRTALRLADDTSMSPAVADPVLIAAGSRPLAHAVRASELAKRQDIALGDLFAAAGVGGELPHDAVVGAELELKYAGYFQKERARAARLTAQGALRLPESFDYEALRTISIEARQKLSRVRPATLAQASAIPGISPADLQNLVMELRRAR; encoded by the coding sequence ATGGTCTCCCCTCGCGCTGCTGCCGCTTTCGAAGCTGAATACGATGTCGTGGTGATCGGGGCCGGTCATGCCGGCACCGAAGCCGCGGTCGCGGCGGCGCGGGCCGGTGCGCGGGTCGCCCTGATCACGGCGGCGCTCGAGCAGATCGGTCAGCTGTCGTGCAATCCGGCGATCGGCGGCGTTGCCAAGGGCACGGTCGTGCGCGAGGTGGACGCGCTGGGGGGCATCATCGCCCGCGCCACCGATCTGGCGAGCGTGCAGTTCCGGATGCTCAATCGCGGCAAGGGACCGGCGGTGTGGGCGCCGCGCTCGCAGTGTGATCGTGGGCTCTATCGCCGTGCGGTCCGCACGCTGCTCGAAGCCCAGCCGCGCCTGGTCACGATTCAGGGGATGGTCGCGCGCCTGCTGTTCGACGGCCCGGCTGGTTCTCAGGCGCGGGTCGCCGGCGTGGAGACGGCCGAGGGCCGCCGCTTTGGCGCGCGGGCGGTCGTGCTCACCACCGGCACCTTCGGGCGCGGGCAGATGCACATCGGTACGTCGACGCGAGTCAGCGGCGGGCGTGCCGGTGAAGCGGCCTCGGTGTCGCTGGGCGAGCAGCTCGACGCGGTAGGGCTCACCACAGCGCGCTTCAAGACCGGGACCCCGCCACGCATCGATGGCCGCAGCGTGAACGTCACGGCGCTCGAACGGCAGGAAAGTGAAATCGACGCGTTCGATTACAGCTGGTCGCACTTCTGGCGCGCGCCGCGGGTCGTGGGTGACGCGACGCGCCACCCGGTGCAGATGCCCTGCTGGATCACCTGGCTCGAGGCCGAGGGGACGCAGCTGATCGGCGAGCACATCGCCGAGTCGGCGATGTATGGCGGCGCGATTGCGAGTCGTGGACCGCGCTACTGCCCGAGTGTCGAAGACAAGGTCGTGAAGTTCCCCGACAAGACGCGCCACCAGCTCTTTCTCGAGCCGGAGGGGCATGACACCACCGAGCTGTATGTGAACGGGCTGTCGACGTCGCTGCCGGCGCCGGTGCAACTGGCGGTTATGCGCACGGTGCCTGGTCTCGAGCAGGTGCAGATGACGCGCGCCGGCTATGCGATCGAGTACGACTACTACCCGCCCACACAGCTGGCACCGTCGCTCGAGTCGCGCGCGATCGCGGGACTCTTCTTTGCCGGTCAGGTGAATGGCACCACCGGCTACGAGGAAGCGGCGGGGCAGGGTGTCATGGCGGGGCTCAATGCCGCGCGCGCCGTGCAGGGGCACGAGCCGGTGTTGCTGGGGCGCGAGACGAGCTACATCGGCGTGCTGGTGAACGATCTCGTCACGCGCGGCGTGGACGAGCCGTATCGCCTGTTCACGTCGCGCAGCGAGTTCCGCCTCACGGTGCGGCAGGACAATGCGCTCGCGCGCCTCGGGCCCGTGGCGGAATCGCTGGCGCTGCTGACGCCGGACGAATGCGACACGATGCACGCGCGTCTCGCGTCGGTACGCACGGCGCTGCGCCTGGCCGACGACACGAGCATGTCACCGGCCGTGGCCGATCCGGTGCTCATCGCGGCGGGATCGCGCCCGCTCGCGCACGCGGTGCGTGCCTCGGAGTTGGCGAAGCGTCAGGACATCGCCCTCGGCGATCTGTTCGCGGCCGCTGGTGTGGGTGGTGAGTTGCCGCATGATGCGGTGGTGGGCGCGGAGCTCGAGCTCAAGTACGCGGGCTACTTCCAGAAGGAACGCGCCCGCGCGGCGCGCCTCACCGCGCAGGGCGCGCTGCGCTTACCGGAGAGCTTCGACTACGAGGCGCTGCGCACGATTTCGATTGAAGCGCGCCAGAAGCTGAGCCGCGTACGTCCGGCGACACTGGCGCAGGCGAGCGCGATCCCGGGGATCAGTCCGGCCGACCTGCAGAATCTCGTGATGGAATTGCGCCGCGCGCGCTGA
- a CDS encoding SIMPL domain-containing protein (The SIMPL domain is named for its presence in mouse protein SIMPL (signalling molecule that associates with mouse pelle-like kinase). Bacterial member BP26, from Brucella, was shown to assemble into a channel-like structure, while YggE from E. coli has been associated with resistance to oxidative stress.): protein MSRRSRLTRPLTLAAALSAASPFHIAQAQVQPVAPPAITVVARGEVQVAPDRARVQVGLETKARTANAAAAENNRKQAAIIKALQALGIPASQIRTINYSVQPEQRWDPKEQRTLLDGYRVSNIVSVETDKLDQAGPIIDAGLSNGANRIAGLEFLVKDRAKAEDAALTEAVASARRQADVAAKAAGGMVAELLELIVMESGRPEPMPMLAMAKMAGGDAAPTPISEGMSTVSVSVSTRWRFAKQP from the coding sequence ATGTCGCGTCGTTCGCGTCTGACCCGTCCGTTGACCCTGGCTGCCGCTCTGAGCGCAGCGTCGCCGTTTCACATCGCGCAGGCGCAGGTCCAGCCGGTGGCGCCGCCGGCGATCACGGTGGTGGCGCGCGGGGAGGTGCAGGTGGCGCCGGACCGGGCGCGCGTGCAGGTCGGGCTCGAGACCAAGGCCCGGACCGCCAACGCGGCGGCGGCAGAGAACAACCGGAAGCAGGCCGCGATCATCAAGGCGCTGCAGGCGCTGGGGATCCCGGCGTCGCAGATCCGGACGATCAACTACAGTGTGCAGCCCGAGCAGCGCTGGGACCCGAAGGAGCAGCGGACACTGCTCGACGGCTACCGGGTGAGCAACATCGTCTCGGTGGAGACCGACAAGCTTGATCAGGCGGGGCCGATCATCGACGCTGGTCTGAGCAACGGCGCGAATCGGATTGCCGGCCTGGAGTTCCTGGTGAAGGACCGTGCGAAGGCGGAGGACGCGGCGCTCACAGAGGCGGTGGCGAGCGCGCGTCGACAGGCGGATGTGGCGGCCAAGGCGGCCGGCGGGATGGTGGCGGAGCTCCTGGAGCTCATTGTGATGGAGAGCGGGCGCCCGGAGCCGATGCCGATGCTGGCGATGGCCAAGATGGCGGGGGGCGACGCGGCCCCGACGCCGATCAGCGAGGGGATGAGCACGGTGTCGGTCTCGGTCTCCACCCGCTGGCGCTTCGCGAAGCAGCCGTAG
- a CDS encoding AAA family ATPase, producing the protein MARILAIANQKGGVGKTTTAVNLAASLAVAEQRTLLIDADPQGNATSGCGLSRDELERTTYDVLMGDAAIGDAIVRGVQFKHLDLLPTTPDLSGAEVELVDADDRATRMRDAIATVRDQYDYILLDCPPSLGIITLNMLVAADAILIPLQCEYYALEGLSQLLGTVQRVQESMNPTLDVDSVLLTMFDNRLNLSRQVVADARAHFGDKVFQTVIPRNIRLAEAPSFGKPIVVYDIASVGAQAYMAVARELIDRTQRLAATPSPSGAES; encoded by the coding sequence GTGGCCCGCATTCTCGCCATCGCCAACCAGAAGGGCGGGGTCGGTAAGACGACCACCGCCGTCAATCTCGCCGCGTCCCTCGCGGTCGCCGAACAGCGCACCCTGCTGATCGACGCCGATCCCCAGGGGAACGCGACCTCCGGGTGTGGTCTCTCCCGGGACGAGCTCGAGCGCACCACCTACGACGTCCTCATGGGCGACGCCGCCATCGGCGACGCCATCGTCCGTGGCGTCCAGTTCAAGCACCTCGACCTCCTCCCCACCACCCCCGATCTCTCCGGCGCCGAAGTCGAACTCGTCGATGCCGACGACCGCGCCACCCGCATGCGCGACGCCATCGCCACGGTCCGCGATCAGTACGACTACATCCTCCTCGACTGCCCGCCCTCACTCGGCATCATCACCCTCAACATGCTGGTGGCGGCCGACGCGATCCTGATCCCCCTCCAGTGCGAGTACTACGCCCTCGAAGGGCTCTCGCAGCTCCTGGGGACGGTGCAGCGCGTGCAGGAGTCGATGAACCCCACCCTCGACGTCGACTCGGTGCTCCTCACCATGTTCGACAACCGCCTGAACCTCTCCCGCCAGGTCGTCGCCGATGCGCGCGCCCACTTCGGCGACAAGGTCTTTCAGACGGTCATCCCGCGGAACATCCGCCTCGCCGAAGCGCCCAGCTTCGGCAAGCCGATCGTCGTCTATGACATCGCGTCGGTCGGCGCCCAAGCGTATATGGCCGTCGCTCGCGAGCTCATCGACCGGACCCAGCGTCTCGCTGCGACCCCCTCGCCCTCTGGAGCGGAGTCATGA
- a CDS encoding ParB/RepB/Spo0J family partition protein: MTPEPPRRLGRGLDALLARKEPPKPAPPAAALPDAPAAATGAPASAPAPESPLKTIPLSQIRANPFQPRQEFRPEELADLEASLRVNGLLQPITVRPAPNGQGYELIAGERRFRAATRLGWSEIPALVKPVDDKTLLTLAMIENLQRADLDPIEEADGYQRLIDEFALTNQEVADVVGKDRSTVANALRLRQLPASVRRMLQDKQLSAGHARALLPLGNERAIVDLARETAQNGLSVREVERRVAAGRPKPPAAGKKASPANEPPATPPGASGAVVRQLEEKLRRKLQTGVTISLTAKDKGEVRIAFFSNDDLERVLELLGVSLD; this comes from the coding sequence ATGACGCCCGAACCCCCTCGCCGCCTCGGACGCGGGCTCGACGCCCTCCTCGCCCGGAAAGAGCCGCCCAAACCGGCCCCGCCGGCCGCCGCGCTACCCGACGCCCCGGCCGCCGCGACCGGCGCGCCCGCGAGCGCGCCAGCGCCCGAATCGCCCCTCAAAACCATTCCGCTTTCCCAAATTAGGGCAAACCCCTTCCAGCCTCGGCAGGAGTTCCGCCCCGAAGAGCTCGCCGACCTCGAAGCCTCGCTCCGCGTCAACGGGCTCCTCCAGCCGATCACCGTCCGCCCCGCCCCGAACGGACAGGGCTACGAACTGATCGCCGGCGAACGACGATTCCGCGCCGCCACCCGACTCGGCTGGTCCGAGATCCCCGCCCTCGTGAAGCCCGTCGATGACAAGACGCTCCTCACGCTGGCCATGATCGAGAACCTCCAGCGCGCCGATCTCGATCCTATAGAAGAAGCCGACGGCTATCAGCGCCTCATCGACGAGTTCGCCCTCACCAACCAGGAAGTCGCGGACGTCGTCGGCAAAGACCGCTCGACCGTCGCCAACGCCCTCCGCCTTCGGCAACTCCCGGCGTCCGTGCGGCGCATGCTGCAGGACAAGCAGCTCTCCGCCGGCCACGCCCGCGCCCTCCTCCCCCTGGGCAACGAACGCGCGATCGTTGACCTCGCCCGCGAGACCGCCCAGAACGGACTCTCCGTCCGCGAAGTCGAACGCCGCGTCGCCGCCGGGCGCCCCAAGCCGCCGGCCGCGGGCAAGAAAGCTTCGCCGGCGAACGAACCGCCCGCCACCCCGCCGGGTGCGTCCGGCGCCGTCGTCCGCCAACTCGAAGAAAAACTCCGCCGGAAACTGCAGACAGGTGTCACCATTTCGTTGACAGCGAAGGACAAAGGCGAGGTGCGCATCGCGTTCTTCTCCAACGATGACCTCGAGCGTGTTCTCGAACTACTCGGCGTTTCACTCGACTGA